The following proteins are encoded in a genomic region of Methanomicrobiales archaeon HGW-Methanomicrobiales-1:
- a CDS encoding histidine kinase, whose amino-acid sequence MKTFQLFSSSSPFTRTRIVTLGIATAIALLVNIVGMFTGITVLLSHVIYIPIILAAYWFPRRGLLLSALIAGIYGALILLLMPLDLLLIISTLFRMIFFILVGGVVSFLSTKLWESEQQLHEIIEFLPYPTFAVNREGVVIAWNQAVEDLTGVKKAEILNKGEYAYSHAIYGTKRPALLDLILTPNPETETWYPQIRREGKKLVSEVYIPRFKGGKGVYLRIAATALVDGSGNTTGAIESIRDITEQVMTESALQNTSSRLNTIAGIVRHDISRKLAALYGILSIGVMKFDDPDVLFFIEALKDSAQGIQHQIDISREFKDIGTSPPSWIPVQDAVLEAVKRVGAGRVSFRTWTERLEIFADPHLPAVFFHIFDTTIRETNGVTTVVVTYHIQENGCMIIMETDGEGIEANSKESLLTQRDERFGHGLFLAHEICSISDMTIKETGIFGKGTRFEIMIPPEGYRIL is encoded by the coding sequence ATGAAGACCTTTCAGTTATTCAGTTCTTCATCTCCGTTCACCCGTACGCGTATCGTTACCCTTGGCATTGCTACTGCTATTGCATTGCTTGTAAATATTGTCGGCATGTTCACAGGAATCACGGTCCTGCTTTCGCATGTCATCTATATCCCCATCATCCTTGCCGCGTACTGGTTCCCCCGGCGGGGACTTCTTCTTTCTGCGCTTATTGCAGGTATTTATGGTGCACTGATCCTGCTTCTCATGCCCCTCGATCTCCTTCTCATCATATCCACCCTCTTCCGCATGATCTTCTTTATCCTTGTAGGGGGTGTCGTTTCATTTCTTTCCACGAAACTCTGGGAGTCAGAACAGCAGCTTCACGAAATTATTGAATTTCTTCCCTACCCGACGTTTGCTGTAAACCGGGAAGGAGTGGTGATTGCATGGAACCAGGCAGTTGAAGATCTGACCGGTGTAAAAAAAGCAGAGATCCTCAATAAAGGGGAATATGCCTATTCCCATGCAATCTACGGTACAAAACGCCCTGCCCTCCTGGATCTCATTCTAACCCCCAATCCAGAAACAGAAACCTGGTATCCCCAGATAAGAAGAGAGGGGAAAAAACTGGTTTCTGAAGTGTATATCCCCCGCTTTAAGGGGGGTAAAGGCGTGTATCTCAGGATTGCTGCAACCGCCCTTGTCGATGGCAGCGGAAATACCACCGGAGCGATTGAGTCGATCCGGGATATCACCGAGCAGGTAATGACCGAATCGGCACTCCAGAATACCAGCAGCAGGCTCAATACCATTGCAGGGATTGTACGCCACGACATTTCAAGAAAACTTGCAGCTCTTTATGGGATTCTTTCAATTGGTGTCATGAAATTCGATGATCCTGATGTCCTGTTCTTTATAGAAGCGCTGAAGGATTCAGCCCAGGGGATCCAGCACCAGATCGATATTTCCCGCGAATTTAAGGACATTGGTACATCTCCCCCATCATGGATTCCGGTACAGGACGCAGTGCTTGAGGCTGTAAAGCGTGTCGGGGCGGGCAGGGTATCGTTCAGAACATGGACTGAACGGCTGGAGATTTTTGCCGATCCCCACCTGCCAGCGGTTTTTTTCCATATTTTTGACACAACAATCAGAGAAACTAATGGTGTGACTACGGTTGTTGTCACGTACCATATACAGGAAAATGGCTGTATGATTATTATGGAAACGGATGGCGAGGGCATTGAAGCAAACAGTAAAGAATCGCTCTTAACCCAGAGAGATGAGCGATTCGGACACGGGTTATTCCTTGCCCACGAAATTTGTTCGATAAGTGATATGACGATCAAAGAAACGGGAATTTTCGGAAAAGGCACACGGTTTGAGATCATGATTCCTCCCGAAG
- a CDS encoding hybrid sensor histidine kinase/response regulator, translating to MNGTIPKNPMKLLVVEDSRTQAEYLRHILENEGYRVVLAANGIEALDQIRIDRPALVLSDIIMPEMDGYELCRRIRADAALAAIPVILVTQLFDPVDVIKGLEAGADNFIIKPFEPQHVYSRIHSVLEMLVHPDPDCRSDTGIEVSFASSNHTISASRLQILTILLSTYDLAVKKNTELLETHERLNAVNEELQVTVEKLKQANDDLFKENTERRKVEDALEKANKKLQLMASITRHDLLNQLMALHEYIELALMTKSTDPEKAWKQIVTADGIVSQTINTVQFTGDYQKIGIKSAIWHNVSNLVDNSLKHTSLGMVKLENTIPAGLEVCADPLIEKVFSNLIENAIRYGGISTTTIRFSYECKNNSCVIICEDDGTGVPADEKEKIFTYGFGKNTGLGLFLSREILNITGITIKETGELHKGARFEITCPPEKIRLSGQN from the coding sequence ATGAACGGCACTATTCCCAAAAATCCGATGAAACTTCTTGTGGTTGAAGACAGCAGGACACAGGCAGAATACCTGCGCCATATTTTGGAAAATGAAGGGTACCGGGTCGTTCTTGCAGCAAATGGTATCGAAGCACTCGATCAGATCCGAATCGACCGCCCGGCACTGGTTTTATCAGACATTATTATGCCGGAAATGGATGGATATGAACTCTGCCGCAGGATCCGCGCCGATGCTGCGCTGGCTGCCATTCCGGTTATTCTTGTCACCCAGCTGTTCGACCCTGTAGATGTGATCAAGGGGCTTGAAGCAGGTGCTGACAACTTCATCATCAAACCCTTCGAGCCCCAGCACGTTTATTCACGTATTCACAGCGTACTCGAGATGCTCGTCCACCCTGACCCGGACTGCCGGTCCGACACCGGCATCGAAGTCTCATTTGCAAGCAGCAACCATACCATCAGTGCCAGCAGGCTGCAGATTCTCACCATCCTGCTCTCCACCTATGATCTTGCGGTAAAGAAAAACACTGAGCTGCTCGAAACCCACGAGCGGCTCAATGCAGTGAATGAGGAACTGCAGGTCACGGTAGAAAAACTCAAACAGGCAAATGATGACCTGTTTAAGGAGAATACTGAACGAAGAAAGGTTGAAGATGCGCTGGAAAAAGCCAACAAAAAACTTCAGCTGATGGCAAGTATCACCCGCCATGATCTGCTCAACCAGCTTATGGCCCTGCACGAATACATTGAACTTGCCCTGATGACAAAATCAACAGATCCAGAAAAAGCATGGAAACAGATCGTCACTGCAGATGGCATTGTCAGCCAGACGATCAATACGGTCCAGTTTACGGGAGACTACCAGAAAATAGGTATCAAATCGGCAATATGGCATAATGTCAGTAATCTTGTGGACAATTCACTGAAACACACCTCGCTGGGCATGGTAAAACTGGAAAATACCATTCCTGCAGGGTTGGAAGTGTGCGCAGACCCGTTAATCGAGAAAGTCTTTTCCAATCTTATTGAAAATGCCATCCGCTATGGGGGTATATCGACAACTACGATCCGGTTCAGCTATGAATGCAAAAACAATAGCTGCGTCATCATCTGCGAAGACGATGGAACGGGAGTACCAGCAGATGAAAAGGAGAAGATTTTTACCTACGGATTTGGTAAAAATACTGGACTGGGTCTATTCCTTTCCCGGGAAATTCTCAATATTACCGGGATCACCATAAAGGAGACCGGAGAACTCCATAAGGGTGCACGGTTTGAAATTACCTGCCCGCCGGAAAAGATTCGTTTATCCGGGCAGAACTAA
- a CDS encoding hybrid sensor histidine kinase/response regulator — MTGPDDEFNKKLLATFKEEAEEYTNTITEGLLELERDGTETGSPVIERVFRTIHSLKGAARAVNLKEIELICQNLENVFAALKKGEYLPDADAFDVFHNALKVIRVQLQDFPASLSNSAEIITAIRGLLIQKKSPGESPEDNKRTDGSAYPNTSPVIRVVAPAEPDADAFKKGTISASFSEEKWPGAPALFPVQPANQKGGIHQKTESSATVRIAAHKLDRLIAGSDDLLTTRLFITHRMRELEEMMTRFSQWRWNHAMISSDLYLLREAVAGTKKTTLPPDLIVPLHHMLEFLEYDREFMTYLRHDLGAHIRATELDRSALETSTSEISDLIHDAVLVPIADILLPFSGFVREYSRSTGKKVDLVIEGEEIEMDRRILESLKNPIMHLINNSIDHGIEYPDIRAEQHKPERGIVRIRIVTHSGSKVGIEVSDDGAGIDCNNVRNAAVKNGIITATEAGRLTDEEVIWLIFRSGLSVNPEVTDISGRGLGLAIVEDTVTRLGGSVILSSQLGKGTSITLRVPVRLATFRGVVVRSGSHRYVLPMQQVRQVFRAKPDSIFFHDKRPRISLNGEVISVIRLTDALGVTKYHRTSEIPAQVPIIIIAYSAGQIACMVDEVLQVQEIVVRPLGSQLRRVKRITGAAILGDGTVAIVLDPIELIQEAIKTDLPVTREEQHESISRRVMVVEDSVTSRMFLANILELGGHRVTTARDGMEAFAMLKEDKFDLVVSDVDMPRMNGFTLTEKIRADTRLTYLPIVLVTSLDTKEDRAHGIAVGADVYMEKRGFEKELFLSIINELLHGDY; from the coding sequence ATGACCGGTCCGGACGATGAATTCAATAAAAAACTCCTCGCCACATTCAAAGAAGAAGCAGAGGAATATACCAACACCATCACCGAAGGGCTTCTGGAGCTGGAGCGGGACGGGACCGAAACCGGAAGCCCGGTAATCGAGAGGGTTTTCCGGACAATTCACAGCCTCAAGGGTGCTGCACGTGCAGTGAACTTAAAAGAAATTGAACTGATCTGCCAGAACCTTGAAAATGTCTTTGCTGCTCTCAAAAAAGGAGAGTATCTGCCTGACGCCGATGCATTTGATGTATTTCATAATGCCCTCAAGGTAATCCGGGTACAATTACAGGATTTTCCGGCTTCACTGTCAAATTCTGCTGAGATCATTACTGCGATACGGGGGCTGCTCATACAGAAGAAAAGTCCGGGCGAATCACCGGAAGACAATAAACGGACCGACGGTAGTGCCTACCCCAACACATCACCGGTGATACGCGTTGTTGCCCCTGCCGAACCGGATGCTGATGCTTTCAAAAAAGGCACTATATCAGCCAGTTTTTCGGAGGAAAAATGGCCCGGCGCACCAGCGTTGTTCCCAGTCCAACCGGCAAACCAGAAAGGAGGGATTCATCAAAAAACTGAAAGCAGCGCCACGGTAAGGATTGCTGCACATAAACTCGACCGGCTGATCGCCGGTTCCGATGATCTCCTCACCACCCGGCTCTTCATTACGCACAGGATGCGGGAACTTGAAGAGATGATGACCCGTTTTTCACAGTGGCGCTGGAACCATGCAATGATCTCATCCGATCTCTATTTACTCAGGGAAGCGGTTGCCGGTACCAAAAAGACCACGCTCCCTCCGGATCTTATCGTCCCGCTCCACCACATGCTCGAATTTCTTGAGTATGACCGGGAATTCATGACATATCTCAGGCACGACCTGGGAGCTCATATCAGGGCAACGGAACTTGACCGGTCTGCCCTTGAAACGAGCACCTCAGAGATATCTGACCTGATCCACGATGCGGTACTGGTGCCAATCGCTGATATCCTGTTACCCTTTTCCGGGTTTGTGCGGGAATATTCGCGCAGCACCGGCAAAAAAGTGGATCTCGTCATAGAAGGCGAAGAAATTGAGATGGACCGCCGTATCCTTGAATCCTTAAAAAATCCCATCATGCACCTGATCAATAACAGCATTGATCATGGAATTGAGTATCCTGATATCAGGGCGGAACAACACAAACCGGAACGGGGTATTGTCAGGATCCGTATTGTCACCCATTCGGGCAGCAAAGTCGGTATAGAAGTATCAGACGATGGTGCAGGGATAGACTGTAATAATGTGCGGAACGCGGCAGTAAAAAACGGGATCATCACAGCAACAGAGGCCGGCAGGCTGACTGATGAAGAAGTAATCTGGCTCATCTTCCGCTCCGGGCTTTCCGTAAATCCTGAAGTCACGGATATCTCCGGAAGGGGCCTGGGTCTTGCTATTGTCGAAGACACAGTAACGCGCCTTGGCGGAAGCGTGATTCTTTCATCCCAGTTAGGGAAAGGCACCAGTATTACCCTGAGAGTCCCGGTCAGGCTTGCCACATTCCGCGGCGTCGTAGTCCGGTCCGGCAGTCACCGCTATGTCCTTCCCATGCAGCAGGTCCGGCAGGTCTTCCGGGCAAAACCGGATTCAATCTTCTTCCATGACAAACGGCCGAGAATTTCTCTCAATGGAGAAGTTATCAGTGTCATCCGGCTTACCGATGCCCTGGGCGTAACCAAATATCACCGTACTTCTGAGATACCTGCACAGGTACCGATTATCATCATTGCCTATAGCGCAGGACAAATTGCCTGTATGGTGGACGAGGTCCTTCAGGTCCAGGAGATCGTCGTGCGCCCTCTCGGCAGCCAGTTGCGCAGGGTAAAACGCATAACAGGAGCTGCAATTCTTGGGGATGGGACCGTTGCCATTGTGCTTGACCCGATTGAACTTATCCAGGAAGCGATTAAAACAGATCTTCCCGTAACCCGTGAGGAGCAGCATGAATCAATTTCCCGACGTGTAATGGTTGTTGAGGATTCCGTGACGTCCCGGATGTTCCTGGCAAACATCCTTGAACTGGGGGGTCACCGGGTGACCACGGCACGCGATGGTATGGAAGCCTTCGCCATGCTTAAAGAAGATAAGTTTGATTTGGTTGTATCAGATGTGGACATGCCCCGCATGAACGGCTTTACTCTCACAGAAAAGATCCGTGCCGACACCCGGCTTACCTACCTGCCGATCGTGCTGGTCACTTCACTTGATACCAAAGAAGACCGTGCACATGGGATTGCCGTAGGGGCCGATGTGTACATGGAAAAAAGGGGTTTTGAAAAGGAGCTTTTTTTATCCATTATCAATGAACTGCTGCATGGGGATTACTAA